Below is a window of Arthrobacter sp. SLBN-112 DNA.
TCTACCTGCCCATCAAGTTCGGCGGATGGGACACGATCTTCAACTCCGCACAGGCCAAGCTGGGCACTGTCAGCCAGGCCACGGGCAAGCCGGCGGGCGTCTTCATCCCGGGCGCCGCCAACTACTCCGCGTACTGGTCACTGGCGCTTGGTTCGGCCATGGCACTGTTCATGTACCCTCACTCGGTGACAGCAGTGCTGGCCTCGAAGGCGCGCAACACCATCCGCCGCAACGCTGCGATCCTGCCGCTGTACTCGCTGATGCTCGGCTTCCTGGCCCTGCTGGGATTCGTTGCGATCCAGGCCGGCACCAAGCCCATCGACCTGGATGGGTCTGTCAATCCGCAACTCGTGGTCCCGCAGCTCTTCCTTGACCACTTCCCGGCCTGGTTCGCGGGAATCGCGCTTGCCGCCATCGCCATCGGCGCCCTGGTGCCGGCAGCGATCATGTCCATCGCCGCCGCGAACATGTTCACCCGCAACATCTACCGCGACTTCATCCGGCCCGACGTCGATGCAAGGACCGAGGCGAAAGTATCCAAGATCGTCTCGCTGGTGGTGAAGGTGGGCGCGCTCGTGTTCGTCATCGCGATGGACCAGTCCGCCGCCATCAACATGCAGCTGCTGGGCGGCATCTGGATCCTGCAGACGTTCCCGGCCGTGGTGGCCGGCCTGTACACCCGCTGGTTTGACCGGTGGGCCCTGCTGGCCGGCTGGGCGGTGGGGATCGTCTTCGGAACCGTGTCCGCCTACAACGTGGTCAATCCGGTCACCAAGGCCCATTTCGGCGGCTCGGTGGCCGCCTTCCCGGGCACGGACTTCAGCGTGTACATCGCAGTGTCGGCGTTCGCGCTCAACCTTGTGGTCGCCGTCGTCCTGACCGTGGTGCTGCGGGCACTGAAGGTCCGGACGGGGGAGGACCTGACCCGGCCGACGGACTACGCCGCCGACGAGACGGACCCGAAAGTGGTGCAGATCGAGCAGACCCAGCATTACACCCAGCCGGGCGGCCCTTCGCCGGTCGCGTAGGGTCACGGCCGGGCCCGGGGTCACAGCCAGTCATTGCGGCGCAGTGGTGGCTCCGCCCCGCCCGGCCGGCGGGCCAGGACCTGGTTGACCCCGGTCAGCCCGTCTTCGAAGCCCAAGGCGCTGGCCGCCATGTACAGCCGCCATACCCGGGCGCGGCCCGCACCTGCCAAGGCCACCGCTTCCTCCCAGTTCTGTTCCAGCCGCCTGACCCAGGCCCGGAGGGTGAGGGCATAGTGGCGGCGGAGGGCCTCGACGTCGAGAACTTCGAAGCGGGCCGTTTCCAGGGCGCCCACCATCTCGCCCAGGCTGATCATTTCACCGTCGGGGAACACGTACCGGGGAATGAACGAGTCGGGGTCGGGGCTGGTGGGCCCGGCGTTCCAGGAGATGGCGTGGTTCAGCAGCCGGCCGCCGGGCCTGAGCAGCCCGAAAAGCGCTGCGGCGTAGGCAGGGGTCTGGGCCCGGCCCACGTGCTCCGACATCCCGATGGAACTGATGGCGTCGAACGGTCCGTCCTGCACATCCCGGTAGTCCTGCACCCGGATCTCCACGCTGCCGGTCAGGCCGGCGTCCGCAGCCCGCTTGCGGGCCAGGGTGGCCTGTTCGGTCGACAGCGTCACGCCCACAACGCTGACCCCGTACCTGGCCGCCGCGTGGATGGCGAAGCTGCCCCAACCGCACCCTACGTCCAGGACCCGCATCCCGGGCTGAAGGCCCAGTTTGCGGCAGACAAGGTCCAGCTTGGCCTCCTGCGCGGCGTCGAGGCCCGCGTCCGGCGCATCCGGATCAGGCGCGCCCCCGGCTGGCCATACCGCGCAGGAATAGACCATGGAGGGTCCGAGCACCAGGGCGTAGAAGTCATTGCCGACGTCGTAATGATGGGAGATGGCGGCCGAATCCCTGCCCCGTGAATGCATCCTGCCCTTCCTTGCGATGCGGGCTTCCTCCGGTGGCGGAACCGGGTTGGGACCCACCGCCCCCAGCCTGACCGCCGTCCTTGCCAGCAGCCACAGTTCGCGGGCAGTGGGCGGCCGGAAAGGGCCCGGCTCGGCGAACTTCCCGGCCGAGCTCAGTGCCCCGAAGGCGGCGAAGACGTCACCCGGCGCGTCGATCTCGCCCGCCACGTAGGCCCGGCTCAACCCCAGCTGCCCCGGCGACCAAAGCATGCGCCGCAGGGCCTTCCGGGACCTGAACTCCAGGACCGGCGCATCTGCTGGTCCGGCCTCCGAGCCATCCCAGGCCCGCAGGCGCAAGGGGATCGTTTCCGTGCCGAGCACCACCCCCAACGCCTTTGCCAGCCGGTCAGCATGTCCTGTGGTCCTTGCGGCTCCTGCAGTGTCCATGGGCCTACCCTAAGGCTACGCTGCCCTCCGCGACTATCATGGGGGAGTGATTCCTGACCCAACCGATGTGGTGGTCATCGGTGCGGGCCAGGCGGGCCTGTCCGCCGCCTACCACCTGCAGCGCCGGGGATTCGACTATGCCGTGCTTGACGCCGAGGAAGGTCCGGGCGGCGCCTGGCGGCACCGGTGGAAGAGCCTGCGGATGGCAACGGTCAACGGAATCAGCGACCTGCCCGGAATCCCCAAACCGGAGGTGGATCCCGCCGAGCCCAGTTCCGAGTTCCTGTCCCGCTACTTTGGCCGCTACGAGGCGGCACTGGGCCTTTCAGTGCACCGGCCCGTCAAAGTGCGGGCAGTCAGGCGGGAAGACGACGACCCGGCCGGCCGGCTGAGGGTGGAGACGTCCGACGGCGGCTGGAGCGCCAGGGCGGTCATCAACGCCACCGGTACGTGGACGCGCCCGTTCTGGCCGATCTACCCGGGCCGGTCCTCGTTCCGCGGCCGGCAACTGCACGTTGCGGACTACGTCGCCGCCGAAGAATTCACGGGCAAGCACGTGATCGTGGTGGGCGGCGGCATCTCCGCCGTGGGCCTGCTGGACGAGATTTCCCGTGTCACGTCCACCAGCTGGTTCACCCGCCGGGAACCGGTCTGGCGGGATGCTCCGTTCGACGCCCGGGCCGGGCACGACGCCGTGGCGCTGGTGGAGGACCGTGTGCGTCAAGGCCTCCCACCGCAAAGCGTCGTCTCGGTGACCGGACTCATCTGGACTCCAGCCCTCCGCGCCGCCAGGGAGCGTGGTGTCCTTGACCGGCAGCCCATGTTCACGTCCATCGAACCGGACGGTGTCCGCCGTGCCGATGGCAGCTTCCTGAAGGCGGACGTCATCCTCTGGGCCACCGGCTTCAGGGCCGAACTGGAACACCTCGCACCGCTTCACCTCCGCGGAGCAGGCGGCGGGATCGCGATGGAGGGAACCCAGGTGGCAGCTGAGCCGCGCGTCCATCTGGTCGGCTACGGGCCGTCGTCGTCCACCATCGGCGCCAACCGGGCCGGACGCGCGGCAGTGGCCGCCATCGCAGCCCTGCCCGGAATGGTTGCGGCGGCGGAAACGGTAACGTGGGGGTGACCCCCGGGGCACCCGGGGACGGAACGAACGACAGAAGGCGGCAGGACACCGGTGGCAGCAAACACCCTGGCGGACGTTTTCGATGTCCTGCGGCGGCGGCCCGACGTGGAAGCGCCCAACCTGCATGCCTGGGACGCCACGGACCGGCTGCTGCTGGAGACCGCAGCCCAGCTTGGCCGGTCCGGCAGCACTGTTGCCGTGATTGGTGACCGATACGGCGCCCTGACGCTGGGCGCATCCGCCATACTCGCTCCGGCCTCCCTGCGCGTGCACCAGGATCTGGTGACGGGGGAGCGGGCGCTGCGGCTGAACGCCACCGAATGCGACACCCACATGCCGGGCCTTGTTGCCGCAGCTGGTGACGGGACGGGATACGTCCAGCTGCCCCTCGGGCCTGAACTCCTGGCCGGCGCGGACACCGTCCTGCTGCAACTGCCCAAAACCTTGGCGGAGCTGGAGGAGATTGCGGCCGCGGTCGCCCGGCATGCGTCCCCTGGCGTCCTGCTGCTGGCCGGCGGCCGCGTGAAACACATGTCCCTGGGCATGAACGCGGTCCTGGAACGGTTTTTCACCACCGTCCAACCGCAGCTGGCACGGCAGAAATCACGGCTGGTCCTGGCCGCCGGACCAAAACCTTCCGGGCCGCTGCGCTTTCCGGTGGTGGAGTACCTCGCCGAGCTGGACCTGCAAGTGGCCGCCCACGGCGCTGTCTTCGCCGGTGCCAAGCTGGACATTGGCACCCGTTTCCTGCTCTCGTTCCTGCCCGCCATGAAACCGGCGCGGCACGCCGTCGACCTTGGCTGCGGCACCGGAATCCTTGCCGCGATGTACGCCCGCCAGTTCCCCGGCGCGGCCGTGACGGCCACGGACCAGTCGGCGGCCGCGGTGCAGTCCGCCCTGGCCACCGCACGGGCGAACGGCCTGGCGGACCGTATCGCCGTCCTGCAGGACGATGCGCTCGGCACCTTCCCCGATGGCGCTGCCGATGCCATCCTGCTGAATCCGCCCTTTCATGTCGGCGCCGGCGTCCACGCGGGCGCCGGGCTGAAGATGATCGAGGCTGCTGGGCGCGTCCTGGCCCCCGGCGGAGAGTTGTGGACGGTCTTCAACCGGCACCTCGCCTACCTGCCGGCCCTGGAAAGGCACGTGGGGCCCACCGTGGTGCAGGGCATGAACCCCAAGTTCACCGTCACCCGAAGCACCCGCCGTTGACGTGGATCGTCGCCCGCGCCGCGCCGCCGCCGGGCCATGTGGGCGCGCGCCCGCCCTTAACGTACGATTCAAAGCATCACCATATGCAGGTAGCCGAAGACGTTTAGGGGACACCGTGTCTGAGATCCGCCAATCTTCTCCGAGGCGCGGAACCAACTTGCCCAGGATGGGTGATTTCAACCTCACCGTCATCCTCGATGCGATCCGCAGGACCACCGGGGGCTTGAGCCGGGTTGAACTCGCGCAGATCGTGGGCCTGTCCCCGCAGACCATCTCCAATATCTCCCGGCGCCTGCTGGACCAGAACCTCATCGTGGAGGCCGGCAAAGAGGGCAGCGGACCCGGGAAGCCGCGCACCATCCTGCGCCTGAACCCGGCCGGCATGTACGCACTCGGAGTCCACCTGGACCCGGCCGTGACCACGTTCGTGGTGCTGGACCTCGTGGGCGCGGTGGTGCAGCATTCACGGATCAAGACCCCCGGCGGGAACGATCCCTCCGCCGTCATCACCACCATCGCCGCGGAATTGGCGCAGCTCGTGACCGACTCCGGCGTGGACCGCAGCCGCATCGCGGGCCTGGGCGTGGCCGCACCGGGTCCCATCGACCTGGACAACGGCACCGTGGTGGACCCGCCGCTGCTGCCGGGCTGGGACCGGGTGGAACTGCGTGAGGCGCTGGCCAGGGCAACCGGCTACTCGGTGCTGGTGGACAAGGATGTCACCAGCGCCGCCGTGGCGGAAACCTGGGCGGGCGGCCCCAGCGGCGCCGGGAGCTTCGTCTTCATGTACATGGGAACCGGCATCGGCTGCGGCATCGTCCTCAATGACGAGGTAATTCGCGGAACGTCAGGCAACGCCG
It encodes the following:
- a CDS encoding class I SAM-dependent methyltransferase, which encodes MDTAGAARTTGHADRLAKALGVVLGTETIPLRLRAWDGSEAGPADAPVLEFRSRKALRRMLWSPGQLGLSRAYVAGEIDAPGDVFAAFGALSSAGKFAEPGPFRPPTARELWLLARTAVRLGAVGPNPVPPPEEARIARKGRMHSRGRDSAAISHHYDVGNDFYALVLGPSMVYSCAVWPAGGAPDPDAPDAGLDAAQEAKLDLVCRKLGLQPGMRVLDVGCGWGSFAIHAAARYGVSVVGVTLSTEQATLARKRAADAGLTGSVEIRVQDYRDVQDGPFDAISSIGMSEHVGRAQTPAYAAALFGLLRPGGRLLNHAISWNAGPTSPDPDSFIPRYVFPDGEMISLGEMVGALETARFEVLDVEALRRHYALTLRAWVRRLEQNWEEAVALAGAGRARVWRLYMAASALGFEDGLTGVNQVLARRPGGAEPPLRRNDWL
- a CDS encoding FAD-dependent oxidoreductase; the protein is MIPDPTDVVVIGAGQAGLSAAYHLQRRGFDYAVLDAEEGPGGAWRHRWKSLRMATVNGISDLPGIPKPEVDPAEPSSEFLSRYFGRYEAALGLSVHRPVKVRAVRREDDDPAGRLRVETSDGGWSARAVINATGTWTRPFWPIYPGRSSFRGRQLHVADYVAAEEFTGKHVIVVGGGISAVGLLDEISRVTSTSWFTRREPVWRDAPFDARAGHDAVALVEDRVRQGLPPQSVVSVTGLIWTPALRAARERGVLDRQPMFTSIEPDGVRRADGSFLKADVILWATGFRAELEHLAPLHLRGAGGGIAMEGTQVAAEPRVHLVGYGPSSSTIGANRAGRAAVAAIAALPGMVAAAETVTWG
- a CDS encoding ROK family transcriptional regulator yields the protein MGDFNLTVILDAIRRTTGGLSRVELAQIVGLSPQTISNISRRLLDQNLIVEAGKEGSGPGKPRTILRLNPAGMYALGVHLDPAVTTFVVLDLVGAVVQHSRIKTPGGNDPSAVITTIAAELAQLVTDSGVDRSRIAGLGVAAPGPIDLDNGTVVDPPLLPGWDRVELREALARATGYSVLVDKDVTSAAVAETWAGGPSGAGSFVFMYMGTGIGCGIVLNDEVIRGTSGNAGEIGHIVVDPDGPPCDCGQRGCVKSSCIPQVLVAEAEAAGILEGSHASSAAEIQQSFADLCARAYAGDERAAAILDKSAVLVARAVSVVTNTLDVERVVFGGPFWTCLSQRYLELIPSLLDINSAARLIHPIEVVGTGVGEDVGAIGAASLVLEHTLAPRAQRLLLES
- a CDS encoding methyltransferase produces the protein MAANTLADVFDVLRRRPDVEAPNLHAWDATDRLLLETAAQLGRSGSTVAVIGDRYGALTLGASAILAPASLRVHQDLVTGERALRLNATECDTHMPGLVAAAGDGTGYVQLPLGPELLAGADTVLLQLPKTLAELEEIAAAVARHASPGVLLLAGGRVKHMSLGMNAVLERFFTTVQPQLARQKSRLVLAAGPKPSGPLRFPVVEYLAELDLQVAAHGAVFAGAKLDIGTRFLLSFLPAMKPARHAVDLGCGTGILAAMYARQFPGAAVTATDQSAAAVQSALATARANGLADRIAVLQDDALGTFPDGAADAILLNPPFHVGAGVHAGAGLKMIEAAGRVLAPGGELWTVFNRHLAYLPALERHVGPTVVQGMNPKFTVTRSTRR
- the mctP gene encoding monocarboxylate uptake permease MctP; amino-acid sequence: MNGREINWTALVIVVLLFVVVAVMGFLAAKWRRGPDVEGLHSLDEWGLGGRGFGTWITWFLLGGDLYTAYTFVAVPAAMWATGAVSGFFAVPYTIVLYPIIFIIMSRLWSVSHRHGYVTSADFVGGRYGSRWLSLAVAVTGIVATMPYIALQLVGIKAVLTVLGLGSSGNVLLTDLPLILAFVVLAAYTYTSGLRAPAMIAVVKDLLIYLAVIVAVIYLPIKFGGWDTIFNSAQAKLGTVSQATGKPAGVFIPGAANYSAYWSLALGSAMALFMYPHSVTAVLASKARNTIRRNAAILPLYSLMLGFLALLGFVAIQAGTKPIDLDGSVNPQLVVPQLFLDHFPAWFAGIALAAIAIGALVPAAIMSIAAANMFTRNIYRDFIRPDVDARTEAKVSKIVSLVVKVGALVFVIAMDQSAAINMQLLGGIWILQTFPAVVAGLYTRWFDRWALLAGWAVGIVFGTVSAYNVVNPVTKAHFGGSVAAFPGTDFSVYIAVSAFALNLVVAVVLTVVLRALKVRTGEDLTRPTDYAADETDPKVVQIEQTQHYTQPGGPSPVA